From Leptotrichia wadei, one genomic window encodes:
- a CDS encoding histidine phosphatase family protein, which translates to MNNKLKLYIVRHGQTEWNVLEKFQGQLNSPLTPEGIKKVKETAKELKDVKFEAGYTSQMGRTIATAEIILENNKYEQEKTSDQKLKLQKLPELNEIHFGEWQGLTFKETFVKYPKEAHNYFYDVKNYNAKNIKGEELKDGLERFLKGLEKIREEQKSGNILIVTHGTVLELFFNYIQNREADDLDERKLIGNGQYKIFTFENEKYIAL; encoded by the coding sequence ATGAATAATAAATTAAAACTATACATTGTCAGACACGGACAAACAGAATGGAATGTACTGGAAAAATTTCAAGGTCAGTTAAATTCACCACTTACTCCAGAAGGAATTAAAAAAGTAAAAGAAACTGCCAAGGAACTTAAAGATGTAAAATTTGAAGCAGGTTATACAAGCCAAATGGGAAGAACAATTGCTACTGCAGAAATAATCTTAGAAAATAATAAATATGAACAAGAAAAAACTTCAGATCAAAAACTAAAACTTCAAAAATTACCTGAATTAAACGAAATACACTTTGGAGAATGGCAAGGTCTGACATTTAAAGAAACTTTCGTTAAATATCCGAAAGAAGCCCATAATTACTTTTACGATGTAAAAAATTACAATGCCAAAAATATAAAAGGAGAAGAATTAAAAGATGGATTAGAACGATTTTTAAAAGGCCTAGAAAAAATTAGAGAAGAACAAAAATCAGGAAATATCCTAATTGTAACACATGGAACTGTACTGGAATTATTTTTTAACTATATTCAAAATAGAGAAGCTGATGATTTAGATGAACGAAAATTAATCGGTAACGGTCAATACAAAATATTTACCTTTGAAAATGAAAAATACATAGCATTATAA
- a CDS encoding precorrin-6A/cobalt-precorrin-6A reductase, protein MIWIIGGTKDSRIILDEVMKAREDDIVVSTATEYGGKLLEDVAENKRIHIISERLGVLQIENLILEKNID, encoded by the coding sequence ATGATTTGGATAATTGGAGGAACAAAGGATTCTAGAATTATTTTAGATGAGGTTATGAAAGCCAGGGAAGATGACATTGTTGTGAGTACGGCTACTGAATATGGCGGGAAATTACTTGAGGATGTGGCTGAAAATAAACGGATACATATAATTTCAGAAAGATTGGGTGTATTACAAATTGAAAATTTAATTTTGGAAAAAAATATTGATTAA
- a CDS encoding precorrin-6A/cobalt-precorrin-6A reductase: MDASHPYAQNISNIVISMVSYLNERNIAEKKIKYVRFERKILDYGTENVFQFKSLKELIAFLNKFENKNILSTLGSNSLVELRGIEEKNNLFIRILPTTVSIQNAEKLGYLPKNIIAMQGPFSKEMNVAILENYKID, translated from the coding sequence ATTGATGCAAGTCATCCGTATGCACAAAATATTAGTAATATTGTCATTTCAATGGTAAGTTATTTAAATGAGCGGAATATTGCGGAGAAAAAGATAAAATATGTAAGATTTGAAAGAAAAATATTGGATTATGGAACTGAAAATGTATTTCAGTTTAAAAGTTTGAAGGAGCTAATTGCATTTTTGAATAAATTTGAAAATAAAAATATATTGAGTACATTGGGATCAAATTCCTTAGTAGAGTTAAGAGGTATAGAAGAAAAGAATAATTTATTTATTAGGATACTGCCTACAACGGTTTCTATACAAAATGCAGAAAAACTTGGATATTTGCCTAAAAATATAATTGCTATGCAAGGACCTTTTTCTAAAGAAATGAATGTTGCAATATTGGAAAATTACAAAATTGATTAA
- a CDS encoding IMPACT family protein: MKSVQKETVIEFEEKKSKFIGYIKPVSTVVEAEKFIDSIKKMHPTATHNVPLYRVIESGQEYFKYNDDGEPGNTAGKPMAEILKILDIYNVALVATRYFGGIKLGAGGLIRNYAKTAKLAVNEAGIVEYVERSIFILDYDYENTSEIEAFLSGNSQKFGVEILEKNYSNRVTMKILANDEIESELNRLQKIIVIKM; encoded by the coding sequence TTGAAGAGTGTACAAAAGGAAACGGTAATTGAATTTGAAGAAAAGAAATCTAAATTTATTGGATACATTAAACCAGTTTCAACAGTGGTTGAAGCAGAAAAATTTATCGATTCAATAAAAAAAATGCATCCGACAGCAACTCATAATGTCCCGCTTTACAGAGTTATAGAAAGTGGACAGGAGTACTTTAAATACAATGATGATGGCGAACCTGGCAATACAGCTGGAAAGCCTATGGCGGAAATACTGAAAATTTTGGATATTTATAATGTTGCATTAGTTGCTACAAGATATTTTGGCGGCATAAAACTTGGAGCTGGTGGACTTATAAGAAATTATGCTAAAACTGCAAAATTGGCTGTTAATGAAGCCGGAATTGTGGAATATGTAGAAAGATCTATTTTTATTTTGGACTATGATTATGAAAATACTTCTGAAATAGAAGCATTTTTAAGTGGAAATAGCCAAAAATTTGGGGTAGAAATATTAGAGAAAAACTATTCAAATAGAGTAACAATGAAAATATTGGCAAATGATGAAATTGAATCTGAACTAAATAGATTGCAGAAAATTATTGTAATAAAAATGTAG
- a CDS encoding YbaB/EbfC family nucleoid-associated protein, whose product MVRKIKGAGNKSGGSQQDIIKQAQVMQQEMLKIQEGLKDKFVESSVAGGGITIKANGQKKLVDLSISLDVLKDAIEENDSTIVSDLIINAVNEIMDKAEEMAEKEMEVVTGGVNIPGLF is encoded by the coding sequence ATGGTTAGAAAAATAAAAGGAGCTGGAAATAAATCAGGTGGAAGCCAACAGGATATAATTAAACAAGCTCAAGTAATGCAACAGGAAATGTTAAAGATCCAAGAGGGATTAAAGGATAAATTTGTAGAAAGTTCTGTAGCTGGTGGTGGAATCACTATTAAAGCTAATGGTCAAAAAAAATTAGTTGATTTATCAATTTCTTTGGATGTTTTAAAAGATGCAATTGAAGAAAATGATTCAACAATTGTTTCAGATTTAATTATAAATGCAGTGAACGAAATCATGGATAAAGCTGAAGAAATGGCTGAAAAGGAAATGGAAGTAGTTACTGGTGGAGTAAATATTCCAGGATTATTTTAA
- a CDS encoding MFS transporter, with the protein MKKNINRMIIMMFLCMVVYNLGHPGTPDLIQMRGWKKSISGEFLAFMSTAMFISSPYLGALADRFGMKRIFVLMPFFYGIAQLVFGFVTSLPIIFLARIVAGFVSGGTFAVAFGYVSQLSEKEEKAKNIAKISSAIVIGGAIGKKIGGIVATADPRYSFGLQFICGGILSLFILVFIK; encoded by the coding sequence ATGAAAAAAAATATAAATAGAATGATAATAATGATGTTTTTATGTATGGTTGTATATAATTTAGGACATCCAGGAACACCTGACCTGATTCAGATGAGAGGCTGGAAAAAGAGTATTTCCGGAGAGTTTTTAGCATTTATGAGTACAGCAATGTTTATTTCTTCGCCTTATCTGGGAGCATTGGCAGATAGATTTGGAATGAAGAGGATTTTTGTGCTTATGCCGTTTTTTTATGGGATTGCCCAGCTTGTTTTTGGATTTGTTACAAGTCTTCCTATTATATTTTTAGCTCGAATAGTTGCAGGATTTGTTTCGGGAGGAACTTTTGCAGTAGCTTTTGGATATGTCAGTCAGTTATCTGAAAAGGAGGAGAAGGCAAAAAATATAGCTAAAATCAGTTCAGCAATTGTAATTGGAGGGGCGATTGGGAAAAAAATCGGAGGAATTGTGGCAACTGCTGATCCTAGGTATTCTTTTGGGCTGCAGTTTATTTGTGGGGGCATTTTATCGCTTTTTATTTTGGTATTTATTAAATAG
- a CDS encoding RNA-guided endonuclease InsQ/TnpB family protein, with protein MYLTLKQQVKHLSKKEFRNLKYLSHIAKNLTNEAIYNVRQHYFQNKKYLSYNENYKMLKNSENYKKLNSNMAQQILKEVDGSFKSFFGLLKLAKNGQYDNKKIKLPKYFAKDGFTTLVIGFVRLKDDMLIVPYSNSFKKTHQEVKIKLPPVLKGKKIKEIRIIPKQHSRYFEIQYIYEVEEVQRELNENNALGIDLGIDNLCTCVTNNGASFIIDGRKLKSINQYYNKTNAKLQSIKDKQKIEHITLRQKRIARKRNNRIEDYLSKVARIIVNYCLNNDIGKLVLGYNEDFQRNSNIGSINNQNFVNIPYGKLRDKLIYLCKLYGIEFKLQEESYTSKASFFDGDIISVYDKENPQEYIFSGKRIKRGLYQTSAGKLINADCNGALNILGKSKVVDLSVLYNRGELNTPKRIRVV; from the coding sequence ATGTATTTAACATTAAAACAACAAGTAAAACATCTTAGTAAAAAGGAGTTTAGGAATTTAAAATATTTATCTCATATAGCCAAGAACTTAACTAATGAAGCTATATATAATGTTAGACAACACTATTTTCAAAATAAAAAGTATTTAAGTTATAACGAAAACTATAAAATGCTTAAAAATAGTGAAAATTACAAGAAATTAAATTCTAATATGGCTCAACAAATTCTAAAAGAAGTAGACGGAAGTTTTAAATCATTTTTTGGACTTTTAAAACTTGCTAAAAACGGTCAATATGATAATAAAAAAATAAAATTACCTAAATATTTTGCTAAAGATGGTTTTACAACTCTTGTTATAGGTTTTGTAAGATTAAAAGATGATATGCTGATAGTTCCTTATTCAAATTCGTTTAAGAAAACTCATCAGGAAGTTAAAATTAAGCTACCACCAGTATTAAAAGGCAAGAAAATAAAAGAGATTAGAATAATACCAAAACAACATTCTAGGTACTTTGAAATTCAATACATTTATGAGGTAGAAGAAGTTCAAAGGGAATTAAATGAAAACAATGCACTAGGAATTGATTTAGGTATAGATAATCTTTGTACTTGTGTAACTAATAATGGAGCATCATTCATAATAGATGGTAGAAAATTAAAATCAATAAATCAATACTATAACAAGACAAATGCAAAATTGCAAAGCATTAAAGATAAGCAAAAGATAGAGCATATAACATTAAGGCAAAAGAGAATAGCTAGAAAGAGAAATAATCGTATAGAAGATTATCTTTCAAAAGTAGCAAGAATAATTGTAAATTATTGTCTTAATAATGATATAGGAAAACTAGTTCTAGGATATAATGAAGATTTTCAAAGAAATTCAAATATAGGAAGTATAAATAATCAAAACTTTGTAAACATACCATATGGAAAATTAAGAGATAAATTAATATATCTATGTAAACTATATGGAATAGAATTTAAACTGCAAGAAGAGAGTTATACATCAAAAGCAAGTTTCTTTGATGGAGATATAATTTCAGTATACGATAAAGAAAATCCGCAAGAATATATATTCAGTGGAAAAAGAATAAAAAGAGGACTATATCAAACAAGTGCAGGTAAACTCATAAATGCGGATTGTAATGGAGCATTAAATATTTTAGGGAAAAGTAAAGTTGTGGACTTAAGTGTCCTATACAATAGAGGTGAGCTGAACACACCTAAAAGAATAAGGGTAGTGTAA
- a CDS encoding MFS transporter has protein sequence MSNIKDNKSLNPFSTFRYIKELDGFSKFFCLIIFLSGIGIYSYASALNYFFKFYEKVSADTIGTFVMCSSLLAFLGTAFFLEKLLKRFKEKIIHKVMIFTGIILMSFIFFRVKSGTTPYFIMAAYTMTYEIVRSLGNTIIARRYVENQGKILGVVSAADSLGNAVGSFLSGHLLAFNPFLPFIANIGIMAVVLILIKNFSRVFLINSD, from the coding sequence ATGTCAAACATTAAAGATAATAAGAGTTTAAATCCGTTTTCGACTTTTAGATATATAAAGGAACTTGATGGATTTTCAAAATTTTTCTGTCTTATAATTTTTTTATCTGGAATTGGGATTTATTCTTATGCGAGCGCGTTAAATTATTTTTTTAAATTTTACGAAAAGGTTTCGGCAGATACAATCGGAACTTTTGTAATGTGTTCATCACTTTTGGCATTTTTAGGGACGGCATTTTTTCTAGAAAAGTTATTAAAGAGATTTAAAGAAAAAATTATTCATAAAGTTATGATTTTTACTGGTATAATATTGATGTCATTTATATTTTTTAGAGTAAAGTCAGGAACGACGCCATATTTTATAATGGCTGCTTATACAATGACCTATGAAATAGTACGTTCTCTTGGAAATACGATTATTGCTAGAAGATATGTTGAAAATCAAGGTAAAATTCTAGGAGTAGTGTCTGCAGCAGATTCGCTTGGAAATGCTGTTGGTTCTTTTTTATCTGGGCATTTACTGGCATTTAATCCATTTTTGCCATTTATTGCGAATATTGGAATAATGGCTGTTGTACTAATTTTAATCAAAAATTTTAGTCGTGTTTTTTTGATAAATTCTGATTGA
- a CDS encoding DUF1269 domain-containing protein yields MENNVLLATFKNQLSAFEALADIKEKYVGENYIITQAAVVKKESDKLSFKDGFEVNKNGNIGFLNGGLLGSFIGIIGGPLGVIFGGTIGALIGGSHGEKADKKVVGIFEDVSKYLVNDHYALILLTSESNTSELDNFLNKYETETILRKDAKIVRKDLELAEEYERKLRTDIEYKELKEKFENKSKEIKDNLDNFSEKVKVNAEAFTEDLTKFVLDLKNKFKK; encoded by the coding sequence ATGGAAAATAATGTATTACTTGCGACATTTAAGAATCAGTTAAGCGCATTTGAAGCATTGGCGGATATAAAAGAAAAATATGTTGGGGAAAATTATATAATTACACAGGCGGCTGTTGTAAAAAAAGAAAGTGATAAATTATCCTTTAAAGATGGATTTGAAGTAAATAAAAATGGGAATATTGGATTTTTAAACGGTGGTCTGCTTGGAAGCTTCATCGGAATTATTGGAGGACCATTAGGTGTTATTTTTGGAGGAACTATCGGAGCTTTAATAGGCGGAAGCCATGGTGAAAAGGCTGATAAAAAAGTAGTTGGTATATTTGAAGATGTGTCAAAATATTTGGTAAATGACCATTATGCCTTAATTTTGCTAACATCTGAATCAAACACTTCTGAACTTGATAACTTTTTGAATAAATATGAAACAGAAACTATTTTAAGAAAAGATGCAAAAATTGTAAGAAAAGATTTGGAATTGGCGGAAGAATATGAAAGAAAATTAAGAACAGATATTGAATATAAAGAACTAAAGGAAAAATTTGAAAATAAATCTAAAGAAATAAAAGACAATTTAGATAATTTTTCAGAAAAAGTAAAGGTTAATGCAGAAGCATTTACTGAAGATTTAACAAAATTTGTATTAGATTTAAAAAATAAATTTAAAAAATAG
- a CDS encoding ABC1 kinase family protein, translating to MVDFMQKTRRLMKLSSVIAKYGFDELFKRGELERYIPKNVKRKYSDKINEINSCTFYERIRMAIEEMGPVYVKFGQMLSNRKDILPEEMIIELQKLQDNVEVEKVDVKNKMNLELGIEIDAYFEEIEEEPMASASIGQVFRGKLKSGEKVVVKIQRENIKPVVEIDLEIMKNLAKTLENYYEDIKKMNIGNIVESFEKMLNEELSLNNELRNMQRFANNFKEDDRIHVPAVYKQLSNDRILTMEMIEGFKITDKEKIIKIGQDPKKIARIGLDLYLTQFLKYGFFHADPHPGNIFLKENGQIVFIDFGAMGKLYPNEREFLINLIIYSLKKDVKKMVETIQELAIKFEVPDERKFERELYGIIEMIDENSLENIDIVTIFEKARKIFSDNQILLSEDIYLLIKGIGQIEGIGRHLDPNLNINEVMQPYMDKIAKERINPINIFKKETRKLETFSENWLTLPTDLKTILEKIQKNELKHRHEIIGFEKFQKTFEELVLAIIISSLFVGSSILALANIPPKIFGISGLGLLGFIIAGIMGINLFLKSKK from the coding sequence ATGGTAGATTTTATGCAAAAAACAAGAAGACTTATGAAACTTTCCTCTGTAATTGCCAAATATGGATTTGATGAATTGTTTAAAAGGGGGGAACTGGAAAGATATATTCCTAAAAATGTAAAACGAAAATACAGTGACAAAATTAATGAAATAAATTCCTGTACTTTTTATGAGCGAATAAGAATGGCAATTGAAGAAATGGGTCCTGTGTATGTGAAATTTGGACAAATGTTGAGCAATAGAAAGGATATTTTGCCTGAAGAAATGATCATAGAGCTTCAAAAATTGCAGGATAATGTAGAAGTTGAAAAAGTTGATGTAAAAAATAAAATGAATTTGGAACTTGGGATTGAAATAGATGCCTATTTTGAGGAAATAGAAGAAGAACCGATGGCCTCAGCTTCAATTGGACAAGTATTTAGGGGAAAGTTAAAAAGTGGAGAAAAAGTTGTTGTAAAAATACAGAGGGAAAATATAAAGCCTGTTGTGGAAATTGATTTGGAAATTATGAAAAATCTTGCAAAAACTTTGGAAAATTATTATGAAGATATAAAAAAAATGAATATTGGAAATATTGTGGAAAGTTTTGAGAAAATGCTGAATGAGGAACTTTCCTTAAATAATGAACTTCGTAATATGCAGCGATTTGCAAATAACTTTAAAGAGGATGACAGAATCCACGTGCCAGCTGTGTACAAGCAGCTTTCCAACGATCGTATTCTCACAATGGAAATGATAGAAGGCTTTAAAATTACCGACAAGGAAAAAATAATAAAAATAGGGCAAGATCCTAAAAAAATAGCTAGAATTGGACTTGACCTTTATTTAACGCAATTTTTGAAGTATGGATTTTTTCATGCTGATCCTCATCCTGGAAATATTTTTTTAAAGGAAAATGGGCAAATTGTATTTATTGATTTTGGGGCAATGGGAAAACTTTATCCAAATGAGCGGGAATTTTTAATTAACTTGATTATTTATTCACTAAAAAAAGATGTGAAAAAAATGGTTGAAACAATACAGGAATTAGCGATTAAATTTGAAGTGCCAGATGAAAGAAAATTTGAGAGGGAACTTTATGGGATAATCGAAATGATTGATGAAAATTCACTAGAAAATATAGATATTGTTACGATTTTTGAAAAAGCGAGAAAAATATTCAGTGATAATCAAATTTTACTTTCAGAAGATATTTATTTGCTGATAAAGGGAATTGGTCAAATTGAAGGAATTGGACGGCATTTAGATCCAAATCTTAACATTAATGAAGTTATGCAGCCATATATGGACAAAATTGCAAAGGAGAGAATAAATCCGATTAATATTTTTAAAAAGGAAACAAGAAAACTGGAAACTTTTTCTGAAAACTGGCTAACTTTGCCGACAGATTTAAAAACAATTTTGGAAAAAATTCAAAAAAATGAACTAAAACATAGGCATGAAATAATTGGATTTGAGAAATTTCAAAAAACTTTTGAGGAACTAGTTTTGGCGATTATTATCTCATCACTGTTTGTTGGATCATCAATACTGGCTTTGGCAAATATCCCGCCAAAAATTTTTGGGATTTCTGGATTAGGATTATTGGGATTTATTATTGCTGGAATTATGGGAATAAATTTATTTTTGAAAAGTAAAAAATAA
- a CDS encoding M50 family metallopeptidase, translated as MGIIFTIIILGIIVFIHELGHFATAKYFGMPVTEFAIGMGPKIFSVKKKETVYSIRILPLGGFVNIEGMQPEKFDLEAFKKEKMDEIIEKLKGEKNNENEIKDEEFISEVEKRLDTAVEQELKRQENIQKNGFFTKSPFSRFIVLIAGVVMNFISALIALYIMLSIAGTVPPQYSQAIVGGIEQNSKANGKLKVNDKILAVNGKNIKNWTEMTKKIGEISQSYKNEDVVLKILRNNKEITENVKLTYSEKTKGNILGIHLLSQKSTFGERIKISFIMFGDYFKMTLDGVKMLVTGKVAMKEMTGPVGLPKVIGEAYGQGGLFAMLGVFILISINIGIMNLLPIPALDGGRLIFIIPEFFGIKINKKIEEKVHFIGMIFLLVLMLIIVFFDVTKYF; from the coding sequence ATGGGAATAATTTTTACAATAATAATTTTAGGAATAATAGTATTTATACATGAACTAGGGCATTTTGCTACAGCCAAATATTTTGGAATGCCTGTTACAGAATTTGCAATTGGGATGGGGCCAAAAATTTTTTCAGTAAAAAAGAAGGAAACAGTTTATTCAATTAGAATTTTACCATTGGGAGGATTTGTCAATATTGAAGGAATGCAGCCTGAAAAGTTTGACTTGGAAGCATTTAAGAAGGAAAAAATGGATGAAATTATTGAAAAATTGAAAGGTGAAAAAAATAATGAGAATGAAATTAAAGATGAAGAATTTATTAGTGAAGTGGAAAAAAGATTAGATACGGCTGTAGAGCAAGAATTGAAAAGGCAGGAAAATATTCAGAAAAATGGATTTTTTACAAAATCTCCATTTAGCAGATTTATTGTGCTAATTGCAGGAGTTGTAATGAATTTTATTTCCGCTTTGATTGCCTTATACATAATGCTTTCTATTGCAGGAACTGTACCTCCTCAATATTCACAGGCAATAGTTGGAGGAATTGAGCAAAATTCAAAAGCAAATGGAAAATTGAAAGTAAATGACAAAATTTTGGCAGTTAATGGTAAAAATATAAAAAACTGGACTGAGATGACAAAAAAAATTGGTGAAATCAGTCAAAGTTATAAAAATGAAGATGTTGTTTTAAAAATATTGAGAAATAACAAGGAAATTACTGAAAATGTAAAATTGACTTATAGTGAAAAAACTAAGGGGAATATCCTTGGAATTCATTTACTAAGTCAAAAATCAACATTTGGAGAAAGAATAAAAATAAGTTTTATTATGTTCGGAGATTACTTTAAAATGACGCTTGACGGTGTTAAAATGCTCGTGACAGGGAAAGTAGCAATGAAGGAGATGACAGGTCCTGTAGGGCTTCCTAAAGTCATTGGAGAGGCTTATGGGCAAGGAGGTCTGTTTGCTATGCTTGGTGTCTTTATTTTAATTTCCATAAATATCGGAATTATGAACTTGCTGCCAATTCCTGCACTTGATGGAGGAAGATTAATTTTTATAATTCCTGAATTTTTTGGAATTAAAATTAATAAAAAAATTGAAGAAAAGGTTCATTTTATTGGAATGATATTTTTGCTTGTATTAATGCTTATTATTGTATTTTTCGATGTTACAAAATACTTTTAA
- a CDS encoding cell division protein SepF, whose amino-acid sequence MGLKKKLMEFFGDDIEDDDDDELSEELSENEKKEVATEQPQQNQQSKVQHKTTATARVEPEKQPEEKKGIGSLFGVGKKEEITKMPTSKVNVSIIRPKVFEDSRLIADAIKENKIVTFSLEFLEYEVGQRVIDFVSGAAYAMSAHLSKVTDKVLTSIPMEIDYEDIDASLGEDEGDGTYL is encoded by the coding sequence TTGGGACTTAAAAAAAAATTAATGGAATTTTTTGGCGATGACATTGAAGATGATGATGATGACGAATTATCTGAAGAATTGTCAGAAAATGAAAAAAAAGAAGTGGCAACAGAGCAGCCACAACAAAATCAGCAGTCTAAAGTTCAGCACAAAACAACAGCAACAGCCCGTGTAGAACCAGAAAAACAGCCTGAAGAAAAAAAGGGGATAGGAAGCCTTTTTGGGGTAGGAAAAAAGGAGGAAATTACAAAAATGCCAACATCTAAAGTAAATGTCTCGATTATTAGACCAAAAGTTTTTGAAGATTCGAGATTAATTGCAGATGCAATAAAAGAAAATAAAATTGTAACATTCAGTTTGGAATTTCTAGAATATGAAGTAGGACAAAGGGTAATAGATTTTGTAAGTGGAGCCGCTTATGCAATGAGTGCACATTTGTCAAAAGTTACCGATAAAGTTTTAACTTCTATTCCAATGGAAATTGATTACGAAGATATTGATGCTTCATTAGGAGAAGATGAAGGAGACGGTACTTACTTATAA
- a CDS encoding YggS family pyridoxal phosphate-dependent enzyme, producing the protein MELNSAKIQQNYKKILEDIKKYSPYPEKVKILFVSKYLNVEEHKTLIEMGYDYFGENRAQLYRDKLNEFSDEKYKNIKWDFIGRLQKNKIKYIINSVNLIHSIDSYELLKEINKKAIENDRIINGLIEINVSKEESKTGVYIEDFKEDSEKYFSMSNVRIIGFMTMAPFEASKEEINDYFSNMRNLKEEYQEKYDYITTLSMGMSNDYIEALKNGATIIRIGSKLFE; encoded by the coding sequence ATGGAACTGAACAGTGCAAAAATTCAGCAGAATTATAAAAAAATTTTGGAAGATATAAAAAAATATTCTCCCTATCCTGAAAAAGTTAAAATTCTGTTTGTAAGCAAGTATCTTAATGTAGAGGAACATAAGACTCTAATTGAAATGGGCTATGATTACTTTGGTGAAAATCGGGCTCAGCTTTATCGGGATAAGCTGAATGAATTTTCAGATGAAAAATATAAAAATATTAAATGGGACTTTATTGGAAGGTTGCAAAAAAATAAAATAAAGTATATAATTAATAGTGTAAATTTAATACATTCAATTGATTCCTATGAACTTTTAAAAGAAATAAATAAAAAAGCTATTGAAAATGACAGAATTATAAATGGATTAATTGAAATTAACGTTTCAAAGGAAGAATCAAAAACAGGAGTTTACATTGAAGATTTTAAAGAAGATAGCGAGAAATATTTTTCTATGAGTAATGTAAGAATAATAGGCTTTATGACAATGGCTCCGTTTGAGGCAAGCAAAGAAGAAATAAATGATTATTTTTCAAATATGAGAAATCTGAAGGAAGAATATCAGGAAAAATATGATTATATTACAACTCTTTCTATGGGAATGTCAAATGACTATATAGAAGCATTAAAAAATGGTGCAACTATAATTAGAATAGGAAGTAAATTATTTGAATAG